gtttactgatttatttttatccaaTTAGTTTGGTCGTCAGTAGTTGAGAAAAGATGAGAAAGGGTGTGTAGTTCGGTGGACAGACACCACCAGAGGACCTCTCCCTCCCTGACAAGGAGTCCTGACAGCAAAATCACTTCCTGAGGAAGGAGGAGCAAAAGGGAAGTTAAGGAGGCCACTCTGATCAGGAAGTGACTCGTTCTAAACTAACCTCAATCATACCTATAAATGGGGGGATGGGGTGAGCCCCAACTGCCAAAGGCGGTAAAATAACTGCTGCCTGACACGTCCCGACATCACCTTCACCTCCTCTCTTATAATTACAGAAAAGAGTCTAGAGTTAAAAGTCAATCAGGCAAAGTGTCTCCTCTTTTGAAAGAAGGTTGTGCTCTGTCCGGGATGAAAAGAAGAGTTGAGGACTGGGGGACTGGGGCCACTGTGAGGCAGACGAAAGCTCCTTTAAGGAAGGAAGCGTCCCGGGGGCAGAGGGACTATGCCAGCACCGGGAAACAACCTTCTTCTTCCTGGGGACACCGCCAAGTTTCCCACTGCTGCCGGCTCGGACCCCTGGGCCCCGTCGAGGAAGGAAGTAAAAGAGAGAGGCGGACCCCTTACCTTCTCTTCATCCGACACCCGATCCTCAAAGTCggccatcttggctgctctggcCCAGCCCGGCGGGCCGGCGCGAGGCAGGCCGGGAAGGAAGCTGAGTGGCGGAATCACCGAGGGGCCGTCGGAAGGAGCCGCCCGGAAGCTCAGGCCAAGAGGGCGCCATGTCAGTTCCGCGCGGGCGTGACAGCCTGGAGTCGGCGCTCTAGGAAGTCGGCTTGCCCCTCGGGGCTTTGCAGCCTTAACATCTTTCTCCCTGAGTTCCAGTCACTTTCCCATTCGCCCTGGAGTGCTTGGTGGCGGGCCTCGACTCTTGCGTGGCGTCTGGGCTCCCTCTGGTCATGGAGCAGTTGTTACACCTCTAAGTTTTTCTGATCCCGTTGGTCTCCTGGGCCGCCGAGTCCAGGGCACTAAGAGCTGCTCCGCTCTAGGAGACATCAGTACTTTTCCGACTCCGGCACAGGGCGACAGGTGACTCTCAACCACGTATGGAAGAAAAACCACTTCCCTCCAGCGCCACACTGAGTCCGTTTCCAGAAGAATAAGCGCCACCATCAGATGCTTCCCCGCCCTCCTAGAGGACTAGGTAGCCCCTCAGTCAGCCACCGCGCTCGGCCACCTTCCAGATCTCCGGCCAGTTCCCCAGGACTCAGCCTAGACAGAGGCCAGCTTCAAGTCCGCCACTATCCCAGGATTCCCGACTCCGGGTTTCCGGCCCTTCTCCCCTCCCAGGTCCCG
This region of Mus caroli chromosome 3, CAROLI_EIJ_v1.1, whole genome shotgun sequence genomic DNA includes:
- the LOC110290722 gene encoding uncharacterized protein LOC110290722, whose product is MKRRVEDWGTGATVRQTKAPLRKEASRGQRDYASTGKQPSSSWGHRQVSHCCRLGPLGPVEEGSKRERRTPYLLFIRHPILKVGHLGCSGPARRAGARQAGKEAEWRNHRGAVGRSRPEAQAKRAPCQFRAGVTAWSRRSRKSACPSGLCSLNIFLPEFQSLSHSPWSAWWRASTLAWRLGSLWSWSSCYTSKFF